The following are from one region of the Achromobacter xylosoxidans genome:
- a CDS encoding Lrp/AsnC family transcriptional regulator has protein sequence MPTNSDLDRIDRHILRVLQQDAQITNLELSARVHLSPAACLRRVEKLKSEGVIRKTVALLEPAEVDMATLVIVGVVLDRSTPESFTDFEAAARGISGCLECHLVAGEFDYFLMLRIRDLERFNKLHAGEIIKLPGVRQIRTFFVLKEILSTTELPV, from the coding sequence ATGCCGACGAATTCTGACCTGGACCGCATCGATCGCCACATCCTGCGCGTGCTGCAGCAGGACGCCCAGATCACCAACCTGGAACTGAGCGCGCGCGTCCACCTGAGCCCGGCCGCCTGCCTGCGCCGCGTGGAAAAGCTCAAGAGCGAGGGAGTCATCCGCAAGACCGTCGCCCTGCTGGAACCGGCAGAGGTGGACATGGCCACCCTGGTCATCGTGGGCGTGGTGCTGGACCGCTCCACACCGGAGTCCTTCACGGATTTCGAAGCCGCGGCGCGCGGCATCAGCGGCTGCCTGGAATGCCACCTGGTGGCAGGCGAGTTCGACTACTTCCTGATGCTGCGCATCCGCGACCTGGAACGCTTTAACAAGCTGCATGCGGGCGAGATCATCAAGCTGCCCGGCGTACGCCAGATCCGCACCTTTTTCGTCCTGAAAGAGATCCTGTCGACCACCGAATTGCCCGTATGA
- the uraD gene encoding 2-oxo-4-hydroxy-4-carboxy-5-ureidoimidazoline decarboxylase, translating to MAHTLAQLNAAAPADAVAMLDGLYGHAPWIAERALGHRPFRSLADLAQRLRRAVNEADADARTALLRAHPELAAGTPRNADSAREQDLAGLAACTPAELARLQALNADYGARFGFPFVLAVRGPRGAGMTRQQVIDEFTRRLDNPPDLEFEEAQQQLHRIAEIRLRDSFDAEPAIGNDIWDWGEQLAVHSDPGYAEKGQLTVTYLTAAHRACAALLSQWMRDCGFDEVGIDAVGNVVGRYLAASADAPTLMTGSHYDTVRNAGKYDGRLGIFVPMACVRELHRQGKRLPYHLEVIGFAEEEGQRYRATFLGSGALIGDFKPQWLDQQDADGVSMRDAMAQAGLRSADIPKLKRDPARYLGFVEVHIEQGPVLYEMGLPLAVVTSINGCVRYQVRINGLACHAGTTPMNRRRDAATATAELALYVEQRAARDGDSVGTMGMLEVPGGSINVVPGECRFSLDLRAPSDAQRDALARDVLAELEAICQRRGLRYTLEETMRAAAAPSDPAWQQRWERAVDALGLPVHRMPSGAGHDAMKLHEVMPQAMLFVRGQNSGISHNPRESTSSDDIQLAVLAFLRLLDDLAHDTQ from the coding sequence ATGGCCCATACCCTAGCCCAACTCAATGCGGCGGCGCCCGCGGACGCCGTCGCCATGCTCGACGGCCTGTACGGACATGCGCCCTGGATCGCCGAACGCGCGCTTGGCCACCGGCCGTTTCGCTCGCTGGCCGACCTGGCGCAGCGCCTGCGCCGCGCCGTGAACGAGGCCGACGCCGACGCCCGGACGGCGCTGCTGCGCGCCCATCCGGAGCTGGCAGCAGGCACGCCCCGGAACGCCGATTCGGCACGCGAACAGGACTTGGCCGGATTGGCCGCGTGCACGCCCGCCGAATTGGCTCGCCTGCAAGCATTGAACGCCGACTACGGCGCCAGATTCGGCTTTCCCTTCGTGCTGGCCGTACGCGGCCCGCGCGGCGCCGGCATGACGCGCCAGCAGGTGATCGACGAATTCACCCGCCGCCTGGACAACCCGCCGGACCTGGAATTCGAAGAAGCCCAGCAGCAGCTGCACCGCATCGCCGAGATCCGCCTGCGCGATAGCTTCGACGCCGAGCCCGCCATCGGCAACGACATCTGGGACTGGGGCGAACAACTGGCCGTCCACAGCGATCCGGGCTACGCAGAAAAAGGCCAGCTCACCGTCACCTACCTGACCGCAGCCCACCGCGCCTGCGCCGCGCTGTTGTCGCAATGGATGCGCGACTGCGGTTTCGACGAGGTCGGCATCGATGCGGTTGGCAACGTGGTCGGCCGCTACCTGGCCGCCAGCGCCGACGCCCCCACCCTCATGACCGGCAGCCATTACGACACCGTGCGCAACGCCGGCAAGTACGACGGCCGGCTGGGCATCTTCGTGCCGATGGCCTGCGTGCGCGAACTGCACCGCCAGGGCAAGCGCCTGCCCTACCACCTGGAAGTCATCGGCTTCGCGGAAGAGGAAGGCCAGCGCTACCGCGCCACCTTCCTGGGTTCGGGCGCGTTGATCGGCGACTTCAAGCCGCAATGGCTGGACCAGCAGGACGCAGACGGCGTCAGCATGCGCGACGCCATGGCGCAAGCCGGCCTACGCAGCGCAGACATCCCCAAGCTCAAGCGCGATCCCGCCCGCTATCTGGGCTTCGTCGAAGTCCACATCGAACAAGGTCCGGTGCTCTACGAAATGGGGCTGCCGCTGGCCGTGGTCACGTCCATCAACGGCTGCGTGCGCTATCAGGTGCGGATCAACGGCCTGGCCTGCCACGCCGGCACCACCCCGATGAACCGCCGCCGCGACGCCGCCACCGCCACGGCCGAGCTGGCCTTGTACGTGGAGCAGCGCGCCGCCCGCGACGGCGACTCGGTCGGCACCATGGGCATGCTGGAAGTGCCCGGCGGTTCGATCAACGTGGTGCCGGGAGAATGCCGCTTCAGCCTGGACCTACGCGCGCCCAGCGACGCGCAGCGTGATGCGCTGGCGCGCGACGTGCTGGCCGAGCTCGAAGCCATCTGCCAGCGCCGCGGCCTGCGCTACACGCTGGAAGAAACCATGCGCGCCGCCGCCGCGCCCAGCGATCCGGCCTGGCAGCAGCGCTGGGAACGCGCCGTCGACGCGCTGGGACTGCCCGTCCATCGCATGCCCAGCGGCGCCGGCCACGACGCCATGAAGCTGCATGAAGTCATGCCCCAGGCCATGCTGTTCGTACGCGGCCAGAACTCCGGCATCAGCCACAACCCGCGCGAATCCACCTCCAGCGACGACATCCAGCTTGCCGTGCTGGCGTTCCTGCGCCTGCTCGACGATCTTGCCCACGACACCCAATAG
- a CDS encoding M20 family metallopeptidase, whose translation MTDYARLDAWIDAHFDEEVRFLQELVRVPTDTPPGNNAPHAERTTELLQGFGLEAEAHPVPAQEVRDYGLQSITNLIVRREYGAGGLRVALNAHGDVVPPGEGWEHDPYGGEIDGGSLYGRAAAVSKSDFASYTFALRALEAVARPSRGAVELHFTYDEEFGGLLGPGWLLSQGLTKPDLLIAAGFSYEVVTAHNGCLQMEVTVHGKMAHAAIPSSGVDALQGAVAILNALYAQNTRYREIRSEVPGISHPYLNVGRIEGGTNTNVVPGKVVFKLDRRMIPEENAAEVEADIRRIIQETAASVPGISVDIKRLLLANSMRPLPGNQPLVQAIQKHGEELFGEPIAAMGTPLYTDVRLYAEAGIPGVIYGAGPRTVLESHAKRNDERVVLEDLRRATKVIARTLADLLDAA comes from the coding sequence ATGACCGATTACGCCCGACTCGACGCCTGGATTGACGCCCACTTTGACGAGGAAGTCCGCTTCCTGCAGGAGCTGGTGCGCGTGCCGACCGACACGCCTCCCGGCAACAATGCGCCACACGCCGAGCGCACGACCGAATTGCTGCAAGGCTTCGGCCTGGAGGCCGAAGCCCATCCGGTGCCGGCGCAGGAGGTGCGGGACTATGGCCTGCAATCCATCACCAACCTCATCGTGCGCCGCGAGTACGGCGCGGGCGGCCTGCGCGTGGCGCTCAACGCCCACGGCGACGTGGTGCCGCCGGGCGAAGGCTGGGAACATGATCCTTACGGCGGCGAAATCGACGGCGGCAGCCTGTACGGCCGCGCCGCCGCGGTCAGCAAGAGCGATTTCGCCAGCTACACGTTCGCCCTGCGCGCGTTGGAAGCCGTCGCCCGCCCCAGCCGCGGCGCGGTCGAACTGCACTTCACCTACGACGAGGAATTCGGTGGCCTGCTCGGCCCCGGCTGGCTGCTGTCCCAAGGCCTGACCAAGCCCGATCTGCTGATCGCCGCGGGTTTCAGCTACGAGGTCGTGACCGCCCACAACGGCTGCCTGCAGATGGAAGTGACGGTCCACGGCAAGATGGCGCATGCCGCCATCCCCAGCAGCGGCGTGGATGCGCTGCAAGGCGCGGTCGCGATCCTGAACGCGCTGTACGCGCAGAACACGCGGTATCGGGAGATCCGCTCCGAGGTGCCGGGCATCAGCCACCCCTACCTGAACGTCGGCCGCATCGAAGGCGGCACCAACACCAACGTGGTGCCGGGCAAGGTGGTGTTCAAGCTGGACCGGCGCATGATCCCCGAAGAAAACGCGGCCGAGGTCGAGGCCGACATCCGCCGCATCATCCAGGAAACCGCCGCCTCCGTGCCCGGCATCAGCGTGGACATCAAGCGCCTGCTGCTGGCCAATTCCATGCGCCCGCTGCCGGGCAACCAGCCGCTGGTGCAGGCCATACAGAAACATGGAGAGGAATTGTTCGGCGAGCCCATCGCCGCCATGGGCACGCCGCTTTATACCGACGTGCGCCTGTACGCCGAAGCGGGCATTCCGGGCGTGATCTACGGCGCCGGACCGCGCACCGTGCTGGAATCGCACGCCAAGCGCAACGATGAGCGGGTGGTGCTGGAAGACCTGCGGCGCGCCACCAAGGTCATCGCCCGCACGCTGGCCGACCTGCTGGACGCCGCCTGA
- the odhB gene encoding 2-oxoglutarate dehydrogenase complex dihydrolipoyllysine-residue succinyltransferase — MAITDVVVPQLSESVSEATLLTWKKQPGAAVEADEILIEVETDKVVLEVPAPASGVLAEIVKGDGSTVTSGEVLARIDTAGKAAVAAAAPAAEAPKAAEQAAAAPAAPASSAAAGVASPAAAKILAEKGVDAASVAGSGRDGRVTKGDALAASAPAKAAPAKAAAPVAPPTLSLDGRPEQRVPMSRLRARIAERLLQSQQENAILTTFNEVNMQAVIDLRNKYKDKFEKEHGIKLGFMSFFVKAAVAALKKFPLINASIDGKDIIYHGYFDIGIAVGSPRGLVVPILRNADQLSIADIEKTIADFGRRAADGKLGIEEMTGGTFSISNGGVFGSMLSTPIINPPQSAILGVHATKDRAVVENGQIVIRPMNYLALSYDHRIIDGREAVLGLVAMKDALEDPQRLLLDL, encoded by the coding sequence ATGGCTATTACCGACGTCGTCGTCCCCCAACTCTCCGAATCCGTCTCCGAAGCGACGCTGCTGACCTGGAAGAAGCAGCCGGGCGCTGCCGTTGAAGCGGACGAAATCCTGATCGAAGTCGAAACCGACAAGGTCGTGCTGGAAGTGCCGGCTCCCGCCTCGGGCGTGCTGGCTGAAATCGTCAAGGGCGACGGCAGCACCGTCACCTCCGGCGAAGTGCTGGCCCGCATCGACACCGCCGGCAAGGCCGCCGTTGCCGCCGCCGCGCCCGCCGCCGAAGCGCCCAAGGCCGCCGAGCAAGCCGCTGCTGCTCCCGCCGCTCCCGCTTCGTCGGCTGCCGCCGGCGTGGCTTCGCCCGCCGCTGCCAAGATCCTGGCCGAGAAGGGCGTCGACGCCGCTTCCGTGGCTGGCTCCGGCCGCGACGGCCGCGTGACCAAGGGCGACGCCCTGGCCGCCAGCGCTCCCGCCAAGGCTGCTCCGGCCAAGGCCGCCGCCCCGGTCGCGCCTCCGACGCTGTCGCTGGACGGCCGTCCGGAACAGCGCGTGCCGATGAGCCGCCTGCGCGCCCGCATCGCCGAGCGCCTGCTGCAATCGCAGCAGGAAAACGCGATCCTGACCACGTTCAACGAAGTGAACATGCAGGCCGTCATCGACCTGCGCAACAAGTACAAGGACAAGTTCGAGAAAGAGCACGGCATCAAGCTGGGCTTCATGTCGTTCTTCGTCAAGGCCGCCGTTGCCGCGCTGAAGAAGTTCCCGCTGATCAACGCCTCGATCGACGGCAAGGACATCATCTACCACGGCTACTTCGACATCGGTATCGCTGTCGGCAGCCCGCGCGGCCTGGTTGTGCCGATCCTGCGCAACGCCGACCAGCTGTCGATCGCCGACATCGAGAAGACCATCGCCGACTTCGGCCGCCGCGCCGCTGACGGCAAGCTGGGCATTGAAGAAATGACCGGCGGCACGTTCTCGATCTCCAACGGCGGCGTGTTCGGCTCGATGCTGTCGACCCCGATCATCAACCCGCCGCAATCGGCCATCCTGGGCGTGCACGCCACCAAGGATCGCGCCGTGGTTGAAAACGGCCAGATCGTCATCCGCCCGATGAACTACCTGGCACTGTCCTACGACCACCGCATCATCGACGGCCGCGAAGCCGTGCTGGGCCTGGTCGCCATGAAGGACGCTCTGGAAGATCCGCAGCGCCTGTTGCTGGACCTGTAA
- a CDS encoding 1-aminocyclopropane-1-carboxylate deaminase produces the protein MDLQRFPRHRLTFGDTPIEKLERLSAHLGGKVEIYAKREDCNSGLAFGGNKLRKLEYLIPQALEQGCDTLVTIGGIQSNHTRMVAAVAAKLGLACVLVQENWVDYSDAVYDRVGNIMMSRLMGADVRLVDQGFDIGFRRSWEEALEDVRKRGGKPYAIPAGASDHELGGLGYVGFAEEVRRQEAELGFKFDYIVVCAVTGSTQAGMVVGFAADGRADRVIGIDASGTPEQTRAQILRIARRTADMVGLGAAIEERDVVLDTRYAYPAYGLPSAETNEAIRLCARLEGMMTDPVYEGKSMQGMMDIIRRGEIPAGSRVLYAHLGGVPAINAYSFLYRNG, from the coding sequence ATGGATCTGCAACGATTTCCGCGCCATCGCCTGACCTTCGGCGACACCCCCATCGAGAAGCTCGAGCGCCTGTCCGCGCATCTGGGCGGCAAGGTCGAGATCTACGCCAAGCGCGAAGACTGCAACAGCGGCCTCGCCTTCGGCGGCAACAAGCTGCGCAAGCTGGAGTACCTGATCCCGCAGGCGCTGGAACAGGGCTGCGACACGCTGGTCACCATCGGCGGCATCCAGTCCAACCACACCCGCATGGTGGCAGCCGTGGCCGCCAAGCTCGGGCTGGCCTGCGTGCTGGTGCAGGAAAACTGGGTGGACTATTCGGACGCGGTCTACGACCGGGTCGGCAACATCATGATGAGCCGCCTGATGGGCGCCGACGTGCGTCTGGTGGACCAGGGGTTCGACATCGGCTTTCGCCGCAGCTGGGAAGAGGCGCTGGAAGATGTCCGCAAGCGCGGCGGCAAGCCCTACGCGATTCCAGCGGGCGCGTCCGACCACGAACTCGGCGGCCTGGGCTACGTCGGCTTCGCCGAGGAAGTGCGGCGCCAGGAAGCCGAGCTGGGCTTCAAGTTCGACTACATCGTCGTCTGCGCGGTCACGGGCAGCACGCAGGCCGGCATGGTGGTGGGCTTTGCGGCGGATGGCCGCGCGGACCGCGTCATCGGCATCGACGCTTCAGGCACGCCCGAGCAAACCCGCGCGCAGATCCTGCGCATCGCGCGGCGCACGGCCGACATGGTCGGACTCGGCGCCGCCATCGAAGAGCGCGACGTGGTGCTGGACACCCGCTATGCCTACCCGGCCTATGGCCTGCCCTCGGCCGAGACCAACGAGGCCATCCGTCTTTGCGCCCGGCTCGAGGGCATGATGACCGACCCGGTCTACGAAGGAAAATCCATGCAGGGCATGATGGACATCATCCGCCGCGGCGAGATTCCGGCCGGCTCGCGGGTTCTGTATGCGCACCTGGGAGGGGTGCCGGCGATCAACGCCTACAGCTTTCTCTACCGCAACGGATAA
- the puuE gene encoding allantoinase PuuE has protein sequence MTVYDSTLPYPRDLAGYGRNPPHARWPGQARIAVQFVLNYEEGGENSVLHGDPGSEQFLSEMFNPASYPERHLSMEGIYEYGSRAGVWRILREFEKRGLPLTVFGVGMALQRHPELTAAFVELGHEIACHGWRWIHYQHIDEATEREHMRLAMDAITQMTGSRPLGWYTGRDSPRTRRLVADYGGFEYDSDYYGDDLPFWMRVQKTDGSVVPQLIVPYTLDCNDMRFALPQGYSHADPFFQYLKDSFDALYAEGDEAPKMMSIGMHCRLLGRPGRITALQRFLDHIASHDRVWVCRRLDIARHWKAAHPYTPNA, from the coding sequence ATGACCGTCTACGATTCCACGCTCCCCTACCCCCGCGACCTGGCCGGCTACGGCCGCAATCCGCCGCATGCCCGATGGCCGGGGCAGGCGCGCATCGCGGTGCAGTTCGTGCTGAATTACGAGGAAGGCGGCGAGAACAGCGTGCTGCATGGCGACCCCGGGTCCGAACAGTTCCTGTCGGAAATGTTCAACCCCGCCAGCTATCCCGAGCGCCACCTCAGCATGGAGGGCATCTACGAGTACGGCTCGCGCGCCGGCGTCTGGCGCATCCTGCGGGAATTCGAGAAGCGCGGCCTGCCGCTGACGGTATTCGGCGTGGGCATGGCCTTGCAGCGCCATCCGGAACTGACCGCCGCCTTCGTCGAACTGGGACACGAGATCGCCTGCCACGGCTGGCGCTGGATCCACTATCAGCACATCGACGAGGCCACCGAGCGCGAACACATGCGCCTGGCCATGGACGCGATCACGCAAATGACCGGCAGCCGTCCGCTGGGCTGGTACACCGGCCGCGACAGTCCGCGCACGCGGCGCCTGGTGGCCGACTATGGCGGGTTCGAGTACGACAGCGACTACTACGGCGACGATCTGCCCTTCTGGATGCGCGTACAGAAAACGGACGGCAGCGTCGTGCCGCAACTGATCGTGCCCTACACGCTGGACTGCAACGACATGCGCTTCGCGCTGCCGCAGGGCTATTCGCACGCTGATCCCTTCTTCCAGTACCTGAAGGACAGCTTCGACGCGCTCTACGCCGAAGGCGACGAAGCGCCCAAGATGATGAGCATCGGCATGCATTGCCGCCTGCTGGGCCGGCCCGGCCGCATCACCGCGCTGCAGCGTTTCCTGGACCACATTGCCAGCCATGACCGCGTCTGGGTCTGCCGGCGGCTGGACATCGCGCGCCACTGGAAGGCGGCGCATCCCTACACCCCCAACGCCTGA
- a CDS encoding 2-oxoglutarate dehydrogenase E1 component, protein MSSEIESLSTSYLFGGNAPYVEELYEAYLDNPGSVPDNWREYFDQLQHAPATDGQESTRDQAHAPIVESFAQRAKANAFVQRAAEPDLTVASKQVSVQSLIAAYRSLGSRWADLDPLKRQERPPIPELDPAFYGLTEADLDQTYSATNTYFTTASTMTLRDILKALRDTYCRSIGAEFTHISDPAAKRWIQERLEATLGAPAYSAEEKRHILQQLTESEGLERFLHTKYVGQKRFSLEGGESFIASMDEVVNHAGENGVQEIVVGMAHRGRLNLLVNIMGKMPGDLFAEFEGKHAEGLTDGDVKYHNGFSSDLSTRGGPVHLSLAFNPSHLEIVNPVVEGSARARQERRGDAEGKQVLPVLVHGDAAFAGQGVVMETLNLAQTRGYGTGGTLHIVINNQIGFTTSDPRDSRSTLYCTDVVKMIEAPVFHVNGDDPEAVVFVTKLALDYRLQFRHDVVVDIVCFRKLGHNEQDTPSLTQPLMYKRIGHHPGTRKLYADKLTTQGVLAEGEADQLVKDYRQLMEDGQRTIEPVLTDYKSKYAIDWSPFLGAKWTDQADTAVPLAELKRIGERITTVPEGFTVHPLVAKLLNDRRTMAKGEMNLDWGMGEHLAFATLVSSGYAIRITGQDSGRGTFTHRHAVLHDQNRERWNDGTYIPLQNVSEGQAPFTVIDSVLSEEAVLGFEYGYSSAEPNTLTIWEGQFGDFVNGAQVVIDQFISSGEAKWGRQSGLTLMLPHGYEGQGPEHSSGRIERFLQLCADNNMQVVQPTSASQIFHVLRRQMIRPFRKPLVLFTPKSLLRNKDAGSPLTDLAGGSFRPVIGEVDEAIDASKVKRVLACSGKVYYDLVNARRERGADNVAIVRVEQLYPFAHKSFETELRKYPKATEVIWVQDEPQNQGAWFYVQHHVYENMVEGQKLGYAGRAASASPAVGYLAKHQEQQKALIDTAFAPKFKVMLTK, encoded by the coding sequence ATGTCTTCGGAAATAGAATCTCTATCCACGTCTTATCTCTTTGGGGGTAACGCCCCTTATGTTGAGGAGCTTTACGAAGCCTACCTCGACAATCCCGGTTCGGTACCTGACAACTGGCGCGAATACTTCGACCAGCTGCAACACGCTCCCGCCACCGACGGCCAGGAATCCACCCGCGACCAGGCCCACGCTCCCATCGTCGAATCGTTCGCCCAACGCGCCAAGGCCAATGCCTTCGTGCAACGCGCGGCCGAACCCGATCTGACCGTGGCCAGCAAGCAGGTTTCGGTGCAGTCGCTGATCGCGGCCTACCGCTCCCTGGGTTCGCGCTGGGCCGACCTGGATCCGCTCAAGCGCCAGGAACGTCCCCCGATCCCCGAACTCGATCCGGCCTTCTACGGCCTGACCGAAGCCGATCTGGACCAGACCTACTCGGCCACCAACACCTACTTCACGACCGCCAGCACCATGACGCTGCGCGACATCCTGAAGGCGCTGCGCGACACCTACTGCCGCAGCATCGGTGCCGAATTCACGCACATCTCCGACCCCGCCGCCAAGCGCTGGATCCAGGAACGCCTGGAAGCCACCCTGGGCGCGCCGGCCTACTCGGCCGAAGAAAAGCGCCACATCCTGCAGCAGCTGACCGAGTCCGAAGGCCTCGAGCGCTTCCTGCACACCAAGTACGTCGGCCAGAAGCGCTTCTCGCTGGAAGGCGGCGAAAGCTTCATCGCCTCGATGGACGAAGTGGTGAACCACGCCGGTGAAAACGGCGTCCAGGAAATCGTGGTCGGCATGGCCCACCGCGGCCGCCTGAACCTGCTCGTGAACATCATGGGCAAGATGCCCGGCGACCTGTTCGCCGAGTTCGAAGGCAAGCACGCCGAAGGCCTGACCGACGGCGACGTGAAGTACCACAACGGCTTCTCCAGCGACCTGTCCACCCGTGGCGGCCCGGTCCACCTGTCGCTCGCGTTCAACCCGTCGCACCTGGAAATCGTCAACCCCGTGGTCGAAGGCAGCGCACGCGCCCGCCAGGAACGCCGCGGCGACGCCGAAGGCAAGCAAGTCCTGCCGGTGCTGGTGCACGGCGACGCGGCCTTCGCCGGCCAGGGCGTGGTCATGGAAACCCTGAACCTGGCCCAGACCCGCGGCTACGGCACGGGCGGCACGCTGCACATCGTCATCAACAACCAGATCGGCTTCACCACGTCCGACCCGCGCGATTCGCGCTCGACGCTGTATTGCACCGACGTGGTCAAGATGATCGAAGCGCCGGTGTTCCACGTCAACGGCGACGATCCCGAAGCCGTCGTGTTCGTCACCAAGCTGGCTCTGGACTACCGCCTGCAGTTCCGCCACGACGTCGTCGTGGACATCGTCTGCTTCCGCAAGCTGGGCCACAACGAGCAAGACACCCCGTCGCTGACGCAGCCCCTGATGTACAAGCGCATCGGCCATCACCCCGGCACGCGCAAGCTGTACGCCGACAAGCTGACCACGCAAGGCGTGCTGGCCGAAGGCGAAGCCGATCAGCTCGTCAAGGACTACCGCCAGCTGATGGAAGACGGCCAGCGCACCATCGAGCCGGTGCTGACCGACTACAAGAGCAAGTACGCCATCGACTGGTCGCCGTTCCTGGGCGCCAAGTGGACCGACCAGGCCGACACCGCCGTGCCGCTGGCCGAACTCAAGCGCATCGGCGAACGCATCACCACCGTGCCGGAAGGCTTCACGGTGCACCCGCTGGTCGCCAAGCTGCTGAACGACCGCCGCACCATGGCCAAGGGCGAAATGAACCTGGACTGGGGCATGGGCGAACACCTCGCCTTCGCGACCCTGGTGTCCTCGGGCTACGCCATCCGCATCACCGGCCAGGACTCGGGCCGCGGCACGTTCACGCACCGCCACGCCGTGCTGCACGACCAGAACCGCGAACGCTGGAACGACGGCACCTACATTCCGCTGCAAAACGTCTCGGAAGGCCAGGCTCCGTTCACCGTCATCGACTCCGTGCTGTCCGAAGAGGCGGTGCTGGGCTTTGAATACGGCTACTCCAGCGCCGAACCCAACACGCTGACCATCTGGGAAGGCCAGTTCGGCGACTTCGTCAACGGCGCCCAGGTCGTGATCGACCAGTTCATCAGCTCCGGCGAAGCCAAGTGGGGCCGCCAGTCGGGCCTGACCCTGATGCTGCCGCACGGCTACGAAGGCCAGGGTCCCGAGCACTCGTCGGGCCGCATCGAGCGCTTCCTGCAGCTGTGCGCCGACAACAACATGCAAGTGGTCCAGCCGACCTCCGCGTCGCAGATCTTCCACGTGCTGCGTCGTCAGATGATCCGTCCGTTCCGCAAGCCGCTGGTGCTGTTCACGCCCAAGTCGCTGCTGCGCAACAAGGACGCCGGTTCGCCCCTGACCGATCTGGCCGGCGGCAGCTTCCGCCCGGTCATCGGCGAGGTCGACGAGGCCATCGACGCCAGCAAGGTCAAGCGCGTGCTGGCTTGCTCGGGCAAGGTCTACTACGATCTGGTCAATGCCCGCCGCGAGCGTGGCGCCGACAACGTTGCGATCGTCCGCGTCGAACAGCTGTATCCGTTCGCGCACAAGTCGTTCGAAACGGAACTGCGCAAGTACCCGAAGGCAACCGAAGTGATCTGGGTTCAGGACGAACCGCAGAACCAGGGCGCCTGGTTCTACGTTCAGCATCACGTGTACGAGAACATGGTCGAAGGCCAGAAGCTGGGTTACGCCGGCCGCGCCGCGTCGGCATCGCCGGCCGTGGGCTACCTGGCCAAGCACCAGGAGCAGCAGAAGGCCCTGATCGACACGGCTTTCGCGCCCAAGTTCAAGGTCATGTTGACGAAGTAA